The Alnus glutinosa chromosome 7, dhAlnGlut1.1, whole genome shotgun sequence genome includes a region encoding these proteins:
- the LOC133873292 gene encoding protein ALP1-like has translation MLYTLFEAVLNSNVSVGRMDGSNIPFDAMDEDSEQEFDDEINLILAVLDISDDDDDGNCKMPARNLPLRGAMYIRCMLNGNPTPFKEMFRMEQPQFITLCTELRERQLMRSTRNVEVEESVAIFLVVIGHNQGQRVASDRFQHSTETINRHIKTVLGAVGHLVRIYIRVRHRTGVAPHVSGDPKYYPWFKDCIGAIDGTHIKAEVPVEHQCLFRGRKNDCTHNVMAICDFAMLFTFVYVGWEGTANDGRVFKDAVTGHYYVADSAYPCTRGFLPPYKGERYHLNTYRNRPLPRGYKELFNFRHSSLRMIIENCFARLKRRWRILNGIPGYLLVRQPSIILACCTLHNFVGVHNPNDQIFSGNDAAEPEMDVDQADMSEHPDDYGNNDEAGPSNSGHYDFSQAASVEMAQFREGIAQAMWDTRHGH, from the exons ATGTTGTACACATTATTTGAAGCTGTATTAAACTCAAATGTGTCTGTTGGTAGGATGGATGGATCTAACATCCCTTTCGACGCCATGGATGAGGATAGTGAACAGGAATTTGATGACGAAATAAATTTGATATTGGCTGTGCTAGACATATCAGATGACGATGACGATGGAAACTGCAAAATGCCGGCACGCAATTTGCCATTACGAGGGGCCATGTATATAAGGTGCATGCTGAACGGTAACCCAACGCCGTTTAAGGAAATGTTCCGTATGGAGCAACCCCAGTTTATAACGTTGTGTACTGAGTTGAGGGAGCGCCAACTCATGAGGAGTACAAGGAACGTTGAGGTTGAGGAAAGTGTGGCTATATTTCTTGTGGTTATCGGCCACAACCAGGGGCAGCGGGTCGCGTCAGATCGCTTTCAACATTCCACTGAGACAATAAACCGCCATATCAAGACGGTGCTTGGTGCAGTGGGTCATCTAGTGAGGATTTACATTAGAGTTCGTCACAGGACTGGGGTGGCCCCACATGTAAGCGGTGATCCCAAATATTATCCTTGGTTCAAG gATTGTATTGGTGCGATCGATGGCACACACATAAAGGCGGAAGTCCCAGTCGAGCACCAATGCCTCTTTCGTGGCCGAAAAAATGATTGCACACACAACGTGATGGCAATATGCGATTTCGCTATGTTATTCACGTTCGTGTACGTTGGTTGGGAGGGAACAGCTAACGATGGTCGCGTATTTAAGGATGCTGTTACAG GGCACTATTACGTGGCCGATTCAGCGTATCCATGTACGCGGGGTTTTTTGCCTCCATATAAAGGGGAAAGGTACCATCTCAACACTTATCGCAATAGGCCGTTGCCACGTGGGTACAAGGAACTATTTAACTTTAGGCACTCATCGTTGCGAATGATCATCGAGAACTGCTTCGCCAGATTGAAGAGGAGATGGCGTATATTAAATGGCATCCCTGGGTACTTATTGGTTCGTCAACCTAGCATTATATTGGCATGTTGCACGCTACACAATTTCGTCGGGGTACACAATCCGAATGATCAAATCTTCAGCGGCAATGATGCAGCAGAACCAGAAATGGACGTCGATCAGGCAGACATGAGTGAGCACCCAGATGATTATGGCAACAACGATGAGGCAGGCCCATCAAATTCAGGACATTATGACTTCTCCCAAGCAGCTTCCGTTGAAATGGCCCAATTTAGAGAAGGCATTGCACAAGCAATGTGGGATACCCGTCATGGACACTAG